The stretch of DNA CAGCAGCGTCTTCCCGGTCCCCGCCTTCCCGGCGAGGGTCACGAGCTTGACGGAGTCGTCGAGGAGGAGTTCGAGGGCGAAGGTCTGCTCCTTGTTCCGCGGACGCACCCCCCACACGTCGTCCTTCGACGGAGCGAGGAGTCGAAGTTTCCGGCGCATCGTGTCGACCCGCCCCAGCGCCGACGACTGGGAGGAAGCGTCGCGGAAGATGACGCATTCGTTCGGGTACAGGTCCCTTGCGTCCGGAGGGGGAAGGCACTCCCCCGCGGCGTAGAATGCGTCGATGAACTCCTTGGCGACATTCACCTCGCGGAACCCGCGGTACAGCTCCTCGACGTCGACCCGGTCGCTTTCGTAATCCTCCGCCCTGATCCCGAGGGCGTCAGCCTTGATCCGCAGGTTCGTGTCCTTGGTCACCACGACCACCGGGACATCTTTCTCCCGCGCCCGGGCCGACAGGGCGACCCCGAGGATCTGGTTGTCCGCGAGCGCTCCCCGGAGTTCCGGGGGGAGGAGCGACACCCCCTCGCCTCCGAACGCCACCCGGAGCACCCCTCCGTGCTCCAGCGATACCCCCTCGCCGAGGTTGCCGGAGGCGCGCAGCCGGTCGATGTGCTTGGACACCGTCCGGGCGTTGCGCCCGAGCATGTTCAGGTCTTTCTTGAAATGATCGAGTTCCTCGACCACCGTGATCGGGACGATCACCCGGTTGTCTTCGAAATGCAGCAGAGCGTTGGGATCGTGCAAAAGGACGTTCGTATCCAGAACGAAATTCTTGATCACCTGGGCGGCAACTCCTACCGGAGTTCCTTGAGTTTCTTCTTCGCCATCTCGGCCGCCTTCGACTTCGGGTACTTCTTCTGGACGAGGTCGAGCAGGATGCGGGCGTTCTTCGCGTCTTTCAGCGACAGGAACGCCAACCCCTGCTTGTACATCGCGTCGGGGGCCTTCTCTCCCCCGGGGTATTTGTCCACCACGTCCTGGAACGCCAGGATGGCGTTCTCGTAGTCCTTCTCCGCGTAGAACGCCTCGCCCTTCCAGTAGAGGGTGTTCGGGATCAGCTTGTGGCCCGGGT from bacterium encodes:
- a CDS encoding PhoH family protein, yielding MIKNFVLDTNVLLHDPNALLHFEDNRVIVPITVVEELDHFKKDLNMLGRNARTVSKHIDRLRASGNLGEGVSLEHGGVLRVAFGGEGVSLLPPELRGALADNQILGVALSARAREKDVPVVVVTKDTNLRIKADALGIRAEDYESDRVDVEELYRGFREVNVAKEFIDAFYAAGECLPPPDARDLYPNECVIFRDASSQSSALGRVDTMRRKLRLLAPSKDDVWGVRPRNKEQTFALELLLDDSVKLVTLAGKAGTGKTLLAIAAGLRKTSDEEVYQRMLVSRPVLPMGKDLGFLPGDVEEKLKPWMQPIFDNVEYLFGSNRKKRQGGVRGYQELMNLGILEIEPLTYIRGRSIPNQFIIVDEAQNLSPHEVKTILTRAGENSKVVLTGDPYQIDNPFVDSASNGLSCTVEKFKDEAIAGHVLLVKGERSPLAELAANIL